One window of Mesorhizobium loti R88b genomic DNA carries:
- a CDS encoding DUF427 domain-containing protein, whose protein sequence is MSRHPEAIMPTAGQESVWDYPRPPRIEPVSERIVVRFAGETIADTHRAFRVLETSHPPVYYLPPQDMRMDLIVPAAGSSFCEFKGTASYVTIAAAGRRSERAGWRYDNPTAAYGAIAGYVAFYASRVDEALVGDERVAAQTGDFYGGWITSRIVGPFKGAPGTFGW, encoded by the coding sequence ATGTCCAGACACCCTGAAGCGATCATGCCAACGGCAGGCCAGGAATCGGTCTGGGACTACCCGCGCCCGCCACGCATCGAACCGGTCAGCGAGCGCATCGTGGTGCGCTTCGCCGGTGAAACCATCGCCGATACCCATCGCGCTTTCCGCGTTCTCGAGACCAGCCATCCACCGGTCTATTATCTGCCGCCGCAAGACATGCGCATGGATCTGATCGTGCCAGCCGCCGGAAGCTCCTTCTGCGAATTCAAGGGCACGGCAAGCTATGTCACAATCGCTGCCGCCGGCCGCCGCTCAGAACGGGCAGGCTGGCGCTACGACAATCCGACTGCTGCATACGGGGCGATTGCCGGCTACGTCGCCTTCTATGCCTCCAGGGTCGATGAAGCGCTGGTCGGCGACGAACGCGTCGCGGCCCAGACCGGCGATTTCTATGGCGGCTGGATCACGTCGCGCATCGTCGGCCCATTCAAGGGCGCGCCCGGCACGTTTGGCTGGTGA
- a CDS encoding SDR family NAD(P)-dependent oxidoreductase translates to MAEDRTGSPIAVVIGASGGLGAALAEIAEESGRFRQVVRLSRGSQPRIDIEDEKTIRDAASYVASLGVPTLFIDATGFLHGAGFEPEKTWRSLDPRHLAKSFAVNAIGPALVMKHFLPLLPKGERAVFATISAKVGSIGDNKLGGWYGYRAAKAALNQFVRTASIELARSNPAAICVALHPGTVDTKLSAPFGKSGLAVQAPRDAAAAILSCIDKLTPRDSGGFFDRTGDRLPW, encoded by the coding sequence ATGGCGGAGGACCGTACGGGCTCGCCGATTGCCGTTGTCATTGGCGCAAGTGGCGGGCTTGGCGCCGCGCTTGCCGAAATCGCCGAGGAATCTGGCCGCTTCCGTCAGGTGGTGAGGCTGTCGCGCGGCAGTCAGCCGCGCATCGATATCGAGGATGAAAAGACGATCCGAGATGCTGCAAGCTATGTCGCAAGCCTCGGTGTGCCGACCCTCTTCATCGATGCGACAGGCTTCCTTCATGGCGCGGGTTTTGAGCCCGAGAAGACCTGGCGCAGCCTCGATCCCAGGCATCTCGCAAAGTCGTTTGCCGTGAACGCCATCGGCCCGGCTTTGGTGATGAAGCATTTCCTGCCGCTGCTGCCGAAAGGCGAACGTGCGGTGTTCGCGACCATCTCGGCCAAGGTCGGCAGCATCGGCGACAATAAACTGGGCGGCTGGTACGGCTACCGGGCGGCCAAGGCAGCACTCAACCAGTTCGTGCGCACCGCGTCGATCGAGCTTGCCCGGTCGAACCCCGCAGCGATTTGCGTTGCGCTCCATCCCGGCACGGTCGACACCAAGCTCTCGGCGCCCTTCGGCAAGTCCGGTCTGGCAGTGCAGGCCCCTCGCGATGCGGCGGCAGCCATCCTGTCGTGCATCGACAAACTGACGCCGCGTGACAGCGGCGGTTTCTTCGATCGCACAGGCGATCGTCTGCCTTGGTGA
- a CDS encoding thiol-disulfide oxidoreductase DCC family protein: MTLTVWFDSGCPLCRREIALMRRLDWRRAITFIDIEQDQSCPIDRRDLLARFHAQEDGRIVSGAAAFAAMWRAIPIMRPLGLLARNGVVLAALERLYIAFLVVRPRLTAWARRKEADHVQTP, from the coding sequence ATGACGCTCACAGTATGGTTCGATAGCGGATGTCCGTTATGCCGGCGCGAGATTGCGTTGATGCGGCGTCTGGACTGGCGGCGCGCCATTACCTTCATCGATATCGAACAGGATCAGTCCTGCCCGATTGACCGGCGTGATCTGCTCGCGCGTTTTCATGCGCAGGAAGATGGCAGGATCGTCTCGGGTGCCGCTGCCTTCGCTGCCATGTGGCGCGCGATCCCGATCATGCGACCGCTGGGGCTTCTCGCCAGAAACGGCGTCGTGCTGGCGGCGCTGGAACGGCTTTACATCGCATTTCTGGTTGTGCGTCCCCGGCTGACTGCGTGGGCGCGAAGGAAGGAGGCTGATCATGTCCAGACACCCTGA